TTGGTGAAGGCCAGCTCCGCCGATCCGACCGGGCCGGACAGGCCGCGGAAGCGGTACGAGGCCGCGTCCCACGAGGCGTCGAAGCGGGCCGGCACGCCGCTCACCTCGGCGGCGGCCCTGACGTAGCGGTCGCCGAGCTTGGCCCTGGCCAGGGCGGAGACCTTGCCGACCGGGTGGTCCGCGGTCCAGGTGAGCGTCCTGGCGTTCGTGTCGGCGACCAGCTCGACGTTCTCGCGCACGCCTTGGACGGCCGCCTCCAGGTCCTCCCCGGAGGGTGACGTCACGTACGCCTTACTCGCGTAGAACCGGACCTCATCGATCTTGGAGGGCGTCGCCACCTTCACGGTCGAGCGCTCGCCCAGCTCCCATGACGCCTTGACGTCGTCATGCACTCCCATGACGGTGCCGTCGATCGTCGGGCCTGACGTCCGGTCGGCGTAGGCGGCACGGAGCTTCCTGATCACGCCGCTGGCCTGGTAGACGGCCTTCCTGCGGGCGGGGTCGAGGGTGACGTCCACGGTGGAGGGCGTGTTGGAGATCTCCAGGCGGGCCAGCTGGACGCCGTCGATGCTGGCCGCGCCCAGGAACGACCGCCCGCTGGAGCCCACCTCCAGGCGGGCGTGCGGCACGTCCCCGTACGTGATGTCGAACCCGGACAGCTTCGACAGCAGCCCGGACACCCCCAGCGCGGAACCCTTCTTGATCATCGTGACGTGGCCGCCGCGCGGGCTGGAGATGGCGCCCTCGTTGCGCTGCAGCACCACGGCGAACCTGCCGATGGGCGAGCTGGTCGTGTGCGTGACGCGGTGCTCGGCCAGGTCGTTGACCAGGCGCACCCTGGCCGGCAGGTGGCTCAGCTCGGCCTTCACCACGGTCTTGTCCGCGGCGCGGTCGTAGTAGAGCAGCGTGCCGGCCCCGGCCCGGCCCTTGCGGGAGTCGACGGTCAGGGTCTGCTTGCCGTCCGCGGTGCCGTACTCGGCGGTCAGGGACGGCGGCACCCTCGTGAGCTCGGCGCTCAGCACCCTGGCGAGCTTGCCGTCGCGGTACGAGTAGCTGTGCACCTGAGCGCGGGCGATCGAGGACGGGCCGGTGAAGCGGATCCGGCCGCCCGTCAGCCGCACCTCGGCGCGTGAGGGCATCCGGTCGAGCACCGCCTCGGTGAACTGGCGACCGGTCACCGCCAGCGCCTCCAGCTTGGCGGGGCCGGAGGCGTCGACGTCCAGGGACGGCGGGTCGAGCGCCGCGGTCACGGCGAGCTTCTCGGTGGCGGGCGTCTGCCGCAGGCTCACCGCGCTGCGACCGGTCAGCCCCGCGATCACCGTCGCGGACCTCCCCGGCTCGCTGCGCTTGAGGCTGACCTTGACCTGCTTGCCCTCCAGATCCACGGTGAAGTTGCCCCAGTCGAAAGCCGACAGCGACGAGCCGCGCCGAAGGCCGTCGAACCCGACCGACACCTTGCCGTCGTACTCCGCCCAGACCTGCGCCTTGAGGCTGCTCCGCGACAGCCGCTTGACGGCGAAGCCCAGCCCGACGGACCCCTCGGTCGGGTCCGCGGTGGGCAGCAGGTCGGCGGCCAGGTCGGGCCTGCCGTCGCCGGTGACGTCGGCGGCCACCGGCGTGGCGACGGGCTGCGAGATCGTGCAGGAGACCGGCACTTCCTCGCTCTCGACGCAGAGCCGGTACGTCAGCCCCGGCAGGGCCTTCCCCAGTCCGTCGAACGCCTTGAGCACGGACGCGAGCGGCTTGATCAGCGACAGCGTCTCGGCGTGCGAGGTGTCGGGCAGCACGTTGCGCACGGCGGGCGCCTGTCTGCCGAGGCCCCGCTTCTCCTGGATGGAGGCGGCCTCGTCGGTGATCTCGTCGATCAGTTGCGGCCCGGCAGGCGTGGTGACCTCGGGCTCCGTCGGCCCCACCCGCCCGTCCCCAGCGGGCCGGAGCGCCAGCGAGGGCCGCGATGGAACGCTGACCGCGGCGGCCGGCGGCTCCTGCACGGCAGGCACGGGCTGGATCCCTGTCAGGGGCTGAGGCCGGGTCTGAGCCTGGGCGCTCGGTGGCACGGCCACCAGGATCGTGGCGGTTGCGGTGGACCCTGCGATGAACACGGAAGCGAGCACGCGCAGGAGGGCGTGCGGCATGAAACGTTCTCCCCCGGACCGGTGTAATTCATCCCATCAGAAACATAGGTCACGATGCGACCACATCCCCTCACTGGTAGTCAAACCTGCCTCGACATGGGGCCCCAATTTTCAGGACTTATGCGGATGCGGTGGACTCTCCACTTAGGGGAGACACGAAGGTGGGGGCATGGCGCACTACTCGATCGGCGAGCTGGCCCGGCGCACCGGGCTGACCGTCAAGACCATCCGGTTCTACTCCGATCAGGGGATCGTGCCGCCTGCCGACCGCAGCCCCGCCGGCTACCGCCGCTACGACGCCGACGCCGTCGCACGCCTGGAGCTCGTACGGACACTGCGCGACCTCGGGCTCGACCTGCCCACGATCCGGCGGGTCGTGGACCGGGAGTCCTCGCTCCCCGAGGTCGCCGCGGCGCACGCCGAGGCGCTGGTCGTGCAGATCCGCACGCTCCACCTGCGGCGCGCGGTGCTCGCGGCGGTGGCCAGGCGCGGCTCCAGCCCCGAGGAAATGGATCTCATGCACAGACTGGCCCGACTCTCCGAGGGCGAGCGCCGCCGCCTCGTCGCCGACTTCCTGGACGCCGCCTTCGACGGCCTGGACTCCGTCCCGGGGTTCGCCGGGGTCATGCGCTCGATGACGCCCGAACTGCCCGACGACCCGTCGCCGGAGCAGCTGGAGGCGTGGGTGGAGCTGGCGGAGCTGACGCAGGACCCGGACTTCCGCGCGGGCATCCGCCGCACGGCCGAACACTACGCCACCGAACACCACACGACCCCGCCACGGCCTGACGCCGCCGCGCTGGCCCGCGACCACGCCCGCCCCGCCCTGGCGGCGGGCGTCGACCCGGCCTCGCCCGAGGCCGATCCGGTGGTGGCGGCGGTCGCGACCCGGTACGCGCGCGAGCGCGGGGTGCCCGACTCCCCCGAGCTCCGGCGACGGCTGCTGGCCTGGCTGGAGAGCGCGAACGACCCGCGCAGGGAGCGCTACCTCGAGCTGCTGGCGGTGGTCAACGGCTGGCCCGCCCCCGAGAGCCTGACCCCCGCCCTCGACTGGTTCACCGCCGCCCTGAGCACCCGGCTCCCGAGCGCGTGCTGAGCGGTCGGAATCGTAAGGCGGCTTGCGGAATTTTTGTAAGACGCCTTACGATCTCCGGATGATCGACCCCGAACGCCCCCCGTACGACGAGCTGGAGTCCCGCTACGGCGCCCCGCTGGGTGTCGAGGACGCCCGCGCTCAATGGGGCACCCTCGTGCGCGGCGCCACGAGCGGCCACACCACCCTCATCACCCGCGAGCGCTGGGAGTGGGCCGCGCTGGTCCCGCTCTCGGAGGTGTCGGGGATGCTGAGCGGCCTGCCCGTGGTGTCGCTGTCGACGGCCCGCGGCAAGCTCGGAGAGCTCGTACGGCAGGTCGCCCAGCCGTACGACGAGACGCCCGTGCTGCTGTCACGCCACCGCACCCCGGTCGCCGCCCTCGTCGCCGCCCGCCGGCTGCTCGAAAGGCCGGCTCCGCGACGCCGCGCGGACCCCGACGAGCTCCTGCGCACCGGCCACACGATCACCCTGGCCCTCGATCCCTGGGACCGGATCATCGCCACCGCCCGCGACGGGGACGGCAACGAGATCGCCACCGGCTCGGCCGGCAGCGCGGCCGGGGCGCTCAGGTCGCTCGATTTTCAGGGCCCGGCCGGTTGGACCACCGCGTCGGGTCCCGGGTAGACGAGCTCCTCGTGCCCGTCGTCGAACCGGACGAAGAACGGCGGCGCCCCGTTCTCGCCCCGGACCTCGATGATCTGGCCCTTCCTGTCTCCCTGGCCGACGATGTGACCGTGGACGATCAGGGTGTCACCGACGCTCGCGTGCATGATGGGTTCCTCTCGGTTGGACTGCGGCAACGTTGAGGTTCCTTCCCACCTTGCACCAGGGAGGCCGCCCGGGAAAGACATGCCTTTCTCACATATGCCCTAGCGTTGCCTCCATGCGTGCCTTCGTCATCACAGGCCCGGGACATGCGGAGGTCCAGGAGGTCGAGCCGCCCGCACCGCTGGAGGGCGAGGTGGTGGTCGAGGTCGAGCGGGCCGGGGTGTGCGGCACGGACATGGAGTTCTACCGAGATGCGGGCCAGTGCTCCCGTCTTTGAGCGGGGGGTGAAGGCCCGAGCGGGAAGGCTCCTTGGGGCGTGAGTGTGCCCTGACCCGCACTCATGAGATCAGCGTGACCACGCGTTGGTCTTTTCTTATATCTGAGGTCGGTCCTGGGACTGGATGTCGTTGCGGATGGTGGCCGGGTTCGCGCCGCCGGTGGAGCCGGCGTAGTAGGAGCGGGACCAGAAGTGGCCTTTCCACAGGTATGTGCGGATGTGGGCGCTGTACTCCTGGCGCAGATAGCGGGCGGAGACCCCCTTTGATGCTGGTGACCAGGGTGGACAGGGCGGCCTTGGGCGGGTAGTGCACGAGGAGGTGGACGTGGTCGTCCTCGCCGTTGAACTCGGCCTCACAATCGAATGTTCGCAGTGTTTCAGCATGGGGTCAGTGAAGACGTTCCGCCGATATTTCGCGACGAACACCAAATGTGCGGTGAGCGTTCTGAACGCAATGCCGTCCCATCCGTATTTCCGCGTTGAATTCCCGTCGCGGCGACATACACCAACGATAAAGTGAGGTTTTGTGGAGCTGGAGAAACGTTCGCGTGCTCATGTGGCGCGCCTGGACCTGGACGCGCGGCAGAGTGCCGTGCTGGACGGGCAGGCCCACAACGCGCGCGCGTTGTGGAACCTGCTTCATGAGTACTTCACCTTCCGCCAGGGACGGTTCGCCTCGCTCAAGGACTGCGACGAATCGATCAGGGCCGCCCGCAAAGAGATCGGCTGGTTGAAAGACCTGCCCGCCCAGGCCGCGCAGGCGGTACTCAAGGCCTACCGGCAGGCGTGGAAGAACTTCTTCAACCCCGACCATCCGGCCAGGCGGCCCACGTTCAAGAGTCGGTTCCGCTCTCGGATGGCCGTGGACGTCCCCCAGGCGCGTGACCTGAACATCACCCGGATCAACCGGCGGTGGGGCGCGGTCACCATCCCCAAACTCGGCCGGGTCCGCTTCCGGTGGACCAAGGACCTGCCCGGCGTCACCCGGGGCGGTCCGGACCGGAAGATCACCGGGGCGCGGTTGGTGAAGGAGGCCAATGGGTGGCACATCGTGTTCCGCACCCAGACCAGCGAACCGTTGCCCGCCCCGCACGCGGGACCGGCAACCGCGATCGACCGGGGAATCGCCGTGCCGTTGGCCCTGGCCACCGGGGAGAAAGTCCGCCACCGCAAGGACTGGCTGACAGACGGGGAACAACAACGCCTGCTCCGCCTGGAACGCAAAGCCGCCCGCCAGAAACGAGCAGCCACACCCGGCCAGATCGCCCGCCTGCGCGCAAAAGCCAAGCGCCGGGCCATCGACTGGCAGCACCAGACCACCGCCCAGCTCACCGACCGGTTCTCCCTCATCGTGCTCGAAGACCTCAAAGTCAAGAACATGATGGCCTCCGCCTCCGGCACCCTCGCCGCGCCGGGCAAGAACGTCGCCCAAAAACGGGGCCTGAACCGCGCCATCGCCAGCCAGGCGTGGGGGCGTACCGCCGAGTTTCTCACCTACAAGGCCACCGCGAAGGGCGGGAAGGTCGTCGTCATCCCGGCACCGGGCACCAGCCAAGAATGCCACGCCTGCCACACGATCACCAAGGGCTCCCGCCAGAGCCAGTCCCGGTTCGTGTGCAAGAACACAGCCTGCGGGTGGATCGGCAACGCCGACGTCAACGCCGCCCGCACCCAGATGTACCGGTACACCTCAGCCGCCGGACAGGCGGTCACTGGACGTGGAGGCCCTGCACCACTGGGGCCGGCGAAGCGTCAAGCACCTCATGGCGGGACTACCCACATCGCCCCGTACGGGGCAGCTGCGTAGCGGTCATGAGAATCCTCCCCATCCATAGGAGGAGCACGTCAATCGGGCGCGATGACGTACCCGTACCTGCTGCACACAGGAGAGGCGCGTTATCCGTACGGATCGGCCACGAATAGGCAGGGAAGGTGCGCGAGATCGGCGAGGGCGTGGACCCCGCCTGCCCCGGTAGCGTCGGCCGGTGTGAAGACGGTCCTCTTCGACGCGATGGGCGTCCTGTACAGGTACGGGAACGTGCAGGGGCGGGTGCTGATCCCGTACCTGCGGGCGCAGGGGTGCGGTGCTCCGGA
This genomic interval from Nonomuraea helvata contains the following:
- a CDS encoding MerR family transcriptional regulator, with the translated sequence MAHYSIGELARRTGLTVKTIRFYSDQGIVPPADRSPAGYRRYDADAVARLELVRTLRDLGLDLPTIRRVVDRESSLPEVAAAHAEALVVQIRTLHLRRAVLAAVARRGSSPEEMDLMHRLARLSEGERRRLVADFLDAAFDGLDSVPGFAGVMRSMTPELPDDPSPEQLEAWVELAELTQDPDFRAGIRRTAEHYATEHHTTPPRPDAAALARDHARPALAAGVDPASPEADPVVAAVATRYARERGVPDSPELRRRLLAWLESANDPRRERYLELLAVVNGWPAPESLTPALDWFTAALSTRLPSAC
- a CDS encoding type II toxin-antitoxin system prevent-host-death family antitoxin; the encoded protein is MIDPERPPYDELESRYGAPLGVEDARAQWGTLVRGATSGHTTLITRERWEWAALVPLSEVSGMLSGLPVVSLSTARGKLGELVRQVAQPYDETPVLLSRHRTPVAALVAARRLLERPAPRRRADPDELLRTGHTITLALDPWDRIIATARDGDGNEIATGSAGSAAGALRSLDFQGPAGWTTASGPG
- a CDS encoding DUF1918 domain-containing protein, which translates into the protein MHASVGDTLIVHGHIVGQGDRKGQIIEVRGENGAPPFFVRFDDGHEELVYPGPDAVVQPAGP
- a CDS encoding alcohol dehydrogenase catalytic domain-containing protein gives rise to the protein MRAFVITGPGHAEVQEVEPPAPLEGEVVVEVERAGVCGTDMEFYRDAGQCSRL
- a CDS encoding transposase yields the protein MELEKRSRAHVARLDLDARQSAVLDGQAHNARALWNLLHEYFTFRQGRFASLKDCDESIRAARKEIGWLKDLPAQAAQAVLKAYRQAWKNFFNPDHPARRPTFKSRFRSRMAVDVPQARDLNITRINRRWGAVTIPKLGRVRFRWTKDLPGVTRGGPDRKITGARLVKEANGWHIVFRTQTSEPLPAPHAGPATAIDRGIAVPLALATGEKVRHRKDWLTDGEQQRLLRLERKAARQKRAATPGQIARLRAKAKRRAIDWQHQTTAQLTDRFSLIVLEDLKVKNMMASASGTLAAPGKNVAQKRGLNRAIASQAWGRTAEFLTYKATAKGGKVVVIPAPGTSQECHACHTITKGSRQSQSRFVCKNTACGWIGNADVNAARTQMYRYTSAAGQAVTGRGGPAPLGPAKRQAPHGGTTHIAPYGAAA